Proteins encoded in a region of the Massilia sp. UMI-21 genome:
- a CDS encoding type II secretion system F family protein, with protein MDALFYAFVVFLFAAVILAIEGAYLWWMGTHGKAARRVARRLQTMSGSPERSGERISILKQRSYSHNATFDRLLQRFALANRIDALLVQAGVATTVQQFMAWSIACMAAVVLLTLAWPLPASARLFLAVLGLCVPWLLVRRARTRRLIHIERQLPEAADFIARALRAGHSFSNVLQIVGNELPEPLSGEFRIAREEINYGVPINEALHAMAARIPLTDLRYLIIAVLIQRDSGGNLAEILGNISQIIRARLKLVAHVRVLSAEGRMSAWILGLLPFAVAAMMLLTNPEYVSMLWTDPAGERMLWYAAAMLVVGFLWLRKIIRIRI; from the coding sequence ATGGACGCACTGTTCTACGCTTTTGTGGTGTTCCTGTTCGCGGCGGTCATCCTCGCGATCGAGGGCGCTTACCTGTGGTGGATGGGCACGCACGGAAAGGCGGCACGTCGCGTCGCGCGCCGCCTGCAGACCATGTCAGGTTCGCCCGAGCGCAGCGGCGAGCGGATCTCGATTCTCAAGCAGCGCTCCTACAGCCACAACGCGACCTTCGACCGCCTGTTGCAAAGGTTTGCACTGGCAAACCGGATCGATGCATTGCTGGTGCAGGCCGGCGTCGCCACCACGGTGCAGCAGTTCATGGCCTGGTCGATCGCCTGCATGGCGGCCGTCGTGTTGCTGACGCTTGCCTGGCCATTGCCGGCGTCCGCGCGCCTGTTCCTCGCCGTGCTCGGGCTGTGTGTGCCGTGGCTGCTGGTGCGCCGCGCCCGCACGCGCAGACTGATCCACATCGAGCGCCAGCTGCCGGAGGCCGCCGACTTCATCGCGCGCGCCCTGCGTGCCGGCCATTCGTTCAGCAACGTCTTGCAAATCGTCGGCAACGAACTTCCCGAGCCGCTCAGCGGGGAATTCCGCATTGCCCGCGAGGAGATCAATTACGGTGTGCCGATCAACGAAGCCTTGCATGCGATGGCCGCGCGCATCCCGTTGACCGACCTGCGCTACCTGATCATCGCAGTGCTGATCCAGCGCGATTCGGGTGGCAACCTGGCGGAAATACTAGGCAATATCAGCCAGATCATCCGTGCGCGCCTGAAACTGGTGGCACACGTGCGCGTGCTGTCGGCCGAAGGACGGATGTCGGCCTGGATCCTCGGGCTGCTGCCGTTCGCGGTGGCGGCCATGATGCTGCTGACGAATCCGGAGTACGTCAGCATGCTCTGGACCGATCCGGCTGGCGAACGCATGCTG